A segment of the Desulfuromonas acetoxidans DSM 684 genome:
CTGAAACTCGAAGAAGAGGGGCAGATCGTGATCCCAGGACGTGGAGCCGGCGATGTCCTGGTCTAAAATTATCCGAGATACCCAGGTGAAGTGCCAATGTGTTGCCATGGCTGACCTCAGTGAGGTGACTCAGGCAAACAAAGGCAGCTTTACCGTGACCGAGTGCCCTCAGGAAGCCGTGCAGGTCGAGACGCAAGCCCCCGCTTCCGGACAGCCGACAGCGCCGGTTGAAGCAGCCCTTGCTGTCGATGTCGAAGCGATTCGTCAGGAAGGCTATGATGAGGGGAAGCAGGCCGGTCTTGATGAAGCCAACGCCCAGCTCTCTAAAACGACCAAAGCCCTGGCTGAGGCGTGTCGTCAGCTCAGCGGGCAACGCCAGAAAATGCTTGATGGCAGTCGTGAAGATATGCTGCGAATTGTCCTGGCCATTGCTGAACGGGTTGTGCTGACAGAGTTGTCGGTTCACCGTGAGGCCATTAACCGTACGATTCAACAGGCGATTCAGGCGGCGGTGAGTGCTGAAGAGTTTCACATCAAGATCAATCCGGCGGATATGGATGTTGTTCAGGGGCATAAGCCGCTGTTTATTGCCAGCCTGACCGGTTTAACCAATATTGAATTTGTCGCCGATCCTTCTGTGACCGCTGGTGGTTGTATACTGGAGTCTCCGGTTGGTCGGGTCGATGCCACCATTGAGGCTCAGATGGAGGAAATTGTGCAAACCCTGCGTGACTCTATCAGCGGAGAGTAAATGTCCGACGTTGAAGCACGGATCAGAGCCTGTAAAACCCTGCGGGTTTGGGGCAAGGTCACCAAGATTGTTGGTTTGGTGATCGAAGGCTATTGTCCTTCAGCTTCAGTGGGAACGCTGTGCGAAGTGATACCGCTGTCGGGTGGTGAGCCTATCGCCGCTGAGGTGGTGGGTTTTCGTGATGGTCTGGCGTTGCTGATGCCGCTGGGTGAATTGCGTGGCCTTGGACCGGGGAGTCTGATCCGCGTGCTGCGCACCAGTGCCACCATGCCGGTGGGCGATGCTATGCTTGGGCGGGTGCTTGATGCCATGGGCCACGCCATCGACGGCTTGCCAAGTCCGGTACTTGATCAGGAGATGCCGGTTTATTCGCTGCCGCCGGGGCCGATGCAACGTAAAAAGATCTCCGACCCTCTTGATCTCGGAGTACGAGCCATTAACGGTCTGCTCACCTGCGGGCGTGGTCAACGGATGGGGATCATGGCCGGTTCCGGTGTGGGTAAGAGTGTGCTTCTTGGTACCATGGCTAAACACTCTCAGTCAGATATCAACGTCATTGCGCTGATTGGTGAGCGTGGGCGTGAGGTGCGTGAGTTTATCGAGCGCGATCTCGGTGAAGAGGGTCTGGCGCGTTCCGTCGTGCTTGTCGCAACCTCCGATCAATCGCCCCTGCTGCGGATGCGTGGCGCATTTGTCGCCACCACCCTGGCCGAATACTTTTGTCAGCAGGGGCACAATGTGCTGTTGATGATGGACTCGGTGACCCGTTTTGCCATGGCCATGCGTGAAGTGGGGTTGGCGATTGGCGAACCTCCAACCACCAAAGGGTATACTCCGTCGGTGTTTGCGACGTTGCCGAAACTGCTGGAACGTGCCGGAAGTTTTAAGGAACAGGGTAGTATCACCGGCCTCTACACGGTTTTGGTTGAAGGTGATGACATGAATGAGCCCATTGCCGACTCCGTGCGTTCTATCCTTGATGGCCATATCGTCCTGTCGCGTGACCTTGCGGCGAAAAATCACTACCCCTGCATCGATATTCTCCATTCCGCCAGTCGTGTCATGCGCGACATTGTTGATCCTGAACACGTGCAAAGTGCCGCTCAGATTCGCGAGATTCTGGCGACACACAAAGAAGCAGAAGATCTGATCAATATCGGTGCCTATGTTGCCGGCAGTAATCCGAAGATTGATTACGCCATTTCCCGCATTGACGCCGTTAACGATTTCTTGCGTCAGGGGATGGATGAACGCGATGATCTGGTCGGCACGGTCGAGGCGATGACTAAACTGGTTCTTGATCGGCGGGCTACGCATCGCGAGGAGTAGTCGCCTGACAAGCGTTTGTACCGCATGGTGATGTAGCGTGTTTGTTGCTGCGGCCTATTTTTCACAATGCGACGACAAACAATCCCGGAAAACACGCGAACGCTCTGACCTCACCAAATTCTGCTTATTATTCCTGATTTTGCAACCGAAGAGAAACATCAGTGCTTGTTTTTTCGGTCTGTTCAGCCGCGACCCCTTAACTGGAAGATGACATGAAACCCTTCAAGCTTCAGGTTGTCCTGGAACATCGTCAGCGCCTCGTTGATCAGGCCCGACAACACCTGGCAAAAGCGCTTCAAGAGGAAAAGAAGTTAGTCGAGGCCGTGACAGCGTGCCGTCAACAACTTGATCAGGTTGTACAGGACTATGAACAACGTCAGCAGCAGGGCATGTTGGCTCATGAATTTATGCTCTACGAAAACCAGCTTAATCACCAGCGCGAGCGCTTGGAAAGGCTGGAGGAGCAAGTGGTCATGGCCCGACAGCATACGCTGTCGTGTCGCAAAGGCCTTGAAGAGGCGGGGCGTGAAAAAAAATTGCTCGAAAAGGTCAAGGAAAAGCAACAACAAGCCGAAATGAAAGAACAGCAACGTCGTGAGATGGCGGAGATTGATGAAATCGCCATCCTGTTTCGAGATGAGGATGAGTCATGAAAAAAAGTTTTTTCGTTGTGCTGGTGCTGCTGGTGCTGGTTTCCGGTGTTCGATTCAGTTCTGCGGTCGAAGATTTTCAGGATCTGGACACTGAAATCGGTTCTGTGGAAGAGCGTCGTCTGATTGTCCAGCTCAATGAACAGCGCAAGCGGAACGAAGAGCAACTCAAGGAAATTGAACAAAAAAAAATAGAACTAAACCTGTTGCGTAGCGAAGTCGATAAGAAACTCGACGATTTGAATGTCCTTCGTCGCCAGGTTGAGCAACTTCTGGCTGAAAAAGATGCTCGTGAGTTGGCAAAGATTGCCGAACTCAGCCAAATGTACAACAAGATGGATTCGGCACAGGCCGCGCGGATTATCCAGGAGCTTGATCGGGAATTGGCCATTGGCATTCTCGGCGGCATGAAGGCAAAAAGTGCCGGAAAAGTCCTGGCAAATATCGGCGGTGAAAGAGCAGCCCGGTTAAGCGCTGCCTATGCCACGCTAAAAGAAGATTGATTGGCTGACATCAGCCTGAGGCACCCAGGGACGGGTCGCCAAAATCAAGGTGCATGATGCTTTCCCTTGATTTTGACAGCAGGATGACAACGTGATCCTGCACTGTTAAATGCAGCTCCGGATGAGCCGTGTTTGACGCCCAGATAACTTTCAGGAGGAGTTGAATGCAAACTCTACCGATTGCGACCCAGGCGGTGGCCTCAAAGTCGACCTCGACGCGAACCGGTAACTCCGGTTCCGACACCCGTGACTTTCTGCCCACCCTGAACAAAGCTGAAGCAAAAAACGCCACTCGCACAGAGCCGGGTGGGTCCCGCCGTTCTGCGCCGGAAACCGCTTCACGACAAGAAATCAAATCACAACGCCGTGGCCAAGACCAAGAAACGCGTCAGGCTGAGCAAGATCAGGATGTCGATACTCCGGTTTCACAAGATGCTGCTTCTGAGGTTGATGTGCCGCAGGAGACAGCCCAAGCTGCAAATGAGCAGGAAACAGGGTCAGAAGAGCGTGCGGATAAAGATGTCGTTGATGGCACCCTGAATGCGATTGTCGCCACTTCTGATCCTGAGGCGTTGCCCGCCGAAGAGATCGTGGCTGCAGAGGGCGATCAGGAGGAAGGCGTTGTTGCCGGAACAGACGTGGCTGCAGAGACCTTGGGCGACGAACTTGCTGACGAACTGGTGGGACCGCGTGTTCATGAGGAACGCCAGCAGCAGACTGCGGGGTTGAACCGTGCGGCTGAGGCTAAAGCGGCTCAGACGGCGCAAGGAGTGTCAGATCCAGGAGTTGCAGACGGCGAGCCTCTCGATGAGGCCCAGCTGGCTCAAAAAATCAAAGAGCAGTTGGTTCAACCGGCCTCCATCAAGGCCGAATCCGTCCAGGTTGCAGCTCAAACCATGGATCAGCTGAAAAATTCCAACCAGGTTCAGGTAGAAGTGGTTGACGGTGTTGCCGGACTCAATCCTGAGGGTGAAGAGGATTCCGGTAAAATTACCGATCCCCGCTTTGCCAGCCTGCTTAACCGGCAAGATGTCGAGACGGTGCTTCGCCAGCGCCAAACTCCGGCTCAGGTCGCGGCCAATTCAAGCGGCCTGTCCGCGAACGGCGCTGAAAAAGTCGCTGAGACCATGCTCAATGCAACAACGGGTAATAAAGAGGCCACTGTGGATATGGCGCCTGCCAAGGCGAATGCCGCCGTGGACGCGTTGTTGCAGCGTGCTGCCGGTGACACGACCCCACAGGCAGATTCTCATCAGGCGGTGGTGCATACTGCGCACCAACAAGCGCCTTCAGCAACCTCGTCCACCTTTGCTCCAGGGCAGCGCCCGGCAGTGAATGTGCCGGACAGTCATATTGTGAATCAGACCGTTGAGCACTTGTCGATTCATGCTCGCGGTGAAAGCAGCAGCGTTACGGTGAGACTGCACCCTGAAGAACTCGGTGAGCTGCAGTTGCGCATGGTTATGGAAGGCGATCAGCTTAAAGTACATCTCCATGCCCAAAGTCAGCAGGTTCAGGATGTTCTTGAACGCAACTTTCCGCGGCTTCGCGACGCTCTGCAGGACCAGGGGATGACCGTTGAAGACTTTCAGGTCAGTGTCGATTCTGGGGATGCCCAGCAGCAACAATCGTTCAGTCAGCAAGGCCACAACCGTGGTCAGGGCTCCGTTGCCGTCACCATGGATGCGGATATGATGGCTCAGGTTGCCGAAGTCGTGCCCGGAGCGGCCATCGACTCCAGCTCGGGAATTAGTGTGCGGATCTGATCCGCAGGAGGTGAATGATGGCAGAAGTTGGTAGTACAAATGCAGCATCATCCAATGCCCAGCTCAGCTCGGCATTGTCGTCAGGGGCCAATGCCCTGGGCAAACAAGACTTTTTGACCCTGATGGTGGAGCAACTGAAAAATCAGGACCCGATGAATCCGTCGGATGCTACAGAGTTTACTGCTCAGTTGGCTCAGTTCAGCTCTCTGGAGCAGTTGTTCAACGTTAATGATAATCTCGAAAGTATGGGCAATACCTCCGCTGAGGTGCAGCGCCTGTCTGCTCTGGCTCTGATTGGTACCGATGTTGTGACTGCTTCGTCAGAATTTGAGTTTTCCGGAGGCGCAGTTCAGTTTGGTTACGATCTGGACGGGCCCGCATCGGAGGGTAGCCTCTATATTCGTAATGCTGCCGGCGACACCGTGGCAACCTATGAGCTGACTGAGACGGGCAGCGGCCGCCATTTTCTGGCTTGGGATGGTACCGACAATAACGGCAAGGCTTTGCCGGATGGGACCTATACTCTCGGTGTCTCAGCCTTTAATGGCGATGATGCCGTGGCTGCAACGTCGATGATCCGCAGCCGGGTTGTTGGGGTGGATCTGGTCGATGGTGCAGATGTGCTGGTCACTGATTCCGGAAATTTCAGTCTGGCGGAAGTTGAAAGTGTCCGCGGTTTTTAAACGAATTTAAGTCTTGATAACAACATAATAACCGGGCCGGTCCTCGTGTAGGGGGCCCGAGACAAGCCACCGTCTGTGGCGAGTCAAGGGAGGAAAATATGGGAATCCAGAGTTCTTTGTTCAGTGGTGTCAGTGGTCTTAATGCAAACGGTAATGCTCTTACCGTGTTGGGCAACAATATTGCCAACAGCAACACCATCGGTTTTAAATCCAGTCGGACCATTTTTTCTGATCTGCTCTCTGCAGAGATCGCTGGTTCCGGTGGAGCTTCGCAGGTCGGGCGTGGTGCCGGTCTGTCCACGGTAGACAATATCTTCAGTCAGGGTACCTTTGAGACGACTGAGTCAAATACTGACCTTGCTATTGAAGGTCCCGGATTTTTTATGGTGAGTGACCCCGGTGAGGCCAGTATTTATTATACTCGGGCGGGTGCCTTTAATTTTGACGAAACCGGGACTCTCGTCAATCCTGAAGGTTATGCGGTTCAGGGCTATTATTTGAATGATGCCGGCGAGACCGTTGGCGATTTGACGGATCTGACCATCGAAACGCGCTCATTTTCTCCGGCGAATCCGACCACGAAGATCTCTCTGGCCACAAACCTTAACGCCAATGACCCTTATTTGGGAACTCAGGGTGATGCGGTTTCACCTTTTGATGTGAACGATCCTGCCGATACCAGTAACTATGCTTCATCTGTTCGAATTTTTGATTCTCTGGGGCGTGAGCATCTGGTGACAACCTATTTCAATAAGCTCGACCCGGAAAACAATCCTGATGGCGTTATGCAATGGGAGTCTCATACCGTCGTCAGTGAGTCGGAAGTTGAAAGTCCCGCTAAGATCGCTGCGGATGACGCCGCTCTTGAATTGGCCAAGGCCACGGAAGTAAC
Coding sequences within it:
- a CDS encoding FliH/SctL family protein — its product is MSWSKIIRDTQVKCQCVAMADLSEVTQANKGSFTVTECPQEAVQVETQAPASGQPTAPVEAALAVDVEAIRQEGYDEGKQAGLDEANAQLSKTTKALAEACRQLSGQRQKMLDGSREDMLRIVLAIAERVVLTELSVHREAINRTIQQAIQAAVSAEEFHIKINPADMDVVQGHKPLFIASLTGLTNIEFVADPSVTAGGCILESPVGRVDATIEAQMEEIVQTLRDSISGE
- a CDS encoding FliI/YscN family ATPase gives rise to the protein MSDVEARIRACKTLRVWGKVTKIVGLVIEGYCPSASVGTLCEVIPLSGGEPIAAEVVGFRDGLALLMPLGELRGLGPGSLIRVLRTSATMPVGDAMLGRVLDAMGHAIDGLPSPVLDQEMPVYSLPPGPMQRKKISDPLDLGVRAINGLLTCGRGQRMGIMAGSGVGKSVLLGTMAKHSQSDINVIALIGERGREVREFIERDLGEEGLARSVVLVATSDQSPLLRMRGAFVATTLAEYFCQQGHNVLLMMDSVTRFAMAMREVGLAIGEPPTTKGYTPSVFATLPKLLERAGSFKEQGSITGLYTVLVEGDDMNEPIADSVRSILDGHIVLSRDLAAKNHYPCIDILHSASRVMRDIVDPEHVQSAAQIREILATHKEAEDLINIGAYVAGSNPKIDYAISRIDAVNDFLRQGMDERDDLVGTVEAMTKLVLDRRATHREE
- the fliJ gene encoding flagellar export protein FliJ; the encoded protein is MKPFKLQVVLEHRQRLVDQARQHLAKALQEEKKLVEAVTACRQQLDQVVQDYEQRQQQGMLAHEFMLYENQLNHQRERLERLEEQVVMARQHTLSCRKGLEEAGREKKLLEKVKEKQQQAEMKEQQRREMAEIDEIAILFRDEDES
- a CDS encoding MotE family protein; amino-acid sequence: MKKSFFVVLVLLVLVSGVRFSSAVEDFQDLDTEIGSVEERRLIVQLNEQRKRNEEQLKEIEQKKIELNLLRSEVDKKLDDLNVLRRQVEQLLAEKDARELAKIAELSQMYNKMDSAQAARIIQELDRELAIGILGGMKAKSAGKVLANIGGERAARLSAAYATLKED
- a CDS encoding flagellar hook-length control protein FliK → MQTLPIATQAVASKSTSTRTGNSGSDTRDFLPTLNKAEAKNATRTEPGGSRRSAPETASRQEIKSQRRGQDQETRQAEQDQDVDTPVSQDAASEVDVPQETAQAANEQETGSEERADKDVVDGTLNAIVATSDPEALPAEEIVAAEGDQEEGVVAGTDVAAETLGDELADELVGPRVHEERQQQTAGLNRAAEAKAAQTAQGVSDPGVADGEPLDEAQLAQKIKEQLVQPASIKAESVQVAAQTMDQLKNSNQVQVEVVDGVAGLNPEGEEDSGKITDPRFASLLNRQDVETVLRQRQTPAQVAANSSGLSANGAEKVAETMLNATTGNKEATVDMAPAKANAAVDALLQRAAGDTTPQADSHQAVVHTAHQQAPSATSSTFAPGQRPAVNVPDSHIVNQTVEHLSIHARGESSSVTVRLHPEELGELQLRMVMEGDQLKVHLHAQSQQVQDVLERNFPRLRDALQDQGMTVEDFQVSVDSGDAQQQQSFSQQGHNRGQGSVAVTMDADMMAQVAEVVPGAAIDSSSGISVRI
- a CDS encoding flagellar hook assembly protein FlgD, which gives rise to MMAEVGSTNAASSNAQLSSALSSGANALGKQDFLTLMVEQLKNQDPMNPSDATEFTAQLAQFSSLEQLFNVNDNLESMGNTSAEVQRLSALALIGTDVVTASSEFEFSGGAVQFGYDLDGPASEGSLYIRNAAGDTVATYELTETGSGRHFLAWDGTDNNGKALPDGTYTLGVSAFNGDDAVAATSMIRSRVVGVDLVDGADVLVTDSGNFSLAEVESVRGF